A window of the Miscanthus floridulus cultivar M001 chromosome 14, ASM1932011v1, whole genome shotgun sequence genome harbors these coding sequences:
- the LOC136505705 gene encoding calmodulin-binding receptor-like cytoplasmic kinase 2: protein MQNPHVDVEFRSEIKIMARIEHQSLVRFYAYMECGEERIVVVEYVPNGTLREHLDTGCNGRFLDFGTRLDIAFDVAHAVTYLHMYSDHPIIHRDIKFSNILLTDSLRAKVADFGFACLGAGLGAGAVGEATHVTTQVKGTAGYLDPEYLKTCQLTDRSDVYSFGVLLVELASARRPIETKRELKERLTARWAMGRFISGASADVLDPHLARTPAVERALEMVLEPAFRCMGPVRQDRPAMSNCYRALWAIRKTYRDMLAADATSYFSDRAVRWLKNVVPAEMM, encoded by the exons ATGCAGAACCCTCACGTGGACGTGGAGTTTCGGAGCGAGATCAAGATCATGGCGCGCATCGAGCACCAGAGCCTGGTCCGCTTTTACGCCTACATGGAGTGCGGCGAGGAGCGCATCGTCGTCGTCGAGTACGTCCCCAACGGCACCCTCCGGGAGCACCTCGACA CAGGGTGCAACGGGCGGTTCCTGGACTTTGGGACGCGGCTGGACATCGCCTTCGACGTCGCGCACGCCGTCACGTACCTGCACATGTACTCCGACCACCCCATCATCCACCGCGACATCAAGTTCTCCAACATCCTCCTCACCGACTCGCTGCGCGCCAAGGTGGCCGACTTCGGCTTCGCCTGCCTTGGCGCCGGCCTGGGCGCCGGCGCCGTCGGGGAGGCCACGCACGTCACCACCCAGGTGAAGGGCACGGCGGGGTACCTGGACCCGGAGTACCTCAAGACGTGCCAGCTCACGGACCGCAGCGACGTCTACTCCTTCGGCGTGCTCCTCGTGGAGCTCGCCTCGGCGCGCCGCCCCATCGAGACCAAGCGCGAGTTGAAGGAGCGCCTCACCGCGCGCTGGGCCATGGGCAGGTTCATCAGCGGCGCCTCCGCCGATGTGCTGGACCCGCACCTCGCCCGCACGCCCGCCGTGGAACGCGCGCTGGAGATGGTGCTGGAGCCCGCGTTCCGGTGCATGGGCCCCGTCCGACAGGACAGGCCCGCCATGAGCAACTGCTACAGGGCGCTATGGGCCATTAGGAAGACGTACCGGGACATGCTCGCCGCCGACGCCACGTCATATTTCTCCGACCGAGCCGTTCGGTGGCTAAAAAACGTTGTTCCGGCTGAAAtgatgtaa
- the LOC136505890 gene encoding probable receptor-like protein kinase At1g11050, which translates to MAAVPGYAGTKTSARGLYSGGGHGSGREHRPSFQSSVFSIEEILTATNNFSPVLKIGQGGFGAVYKGALPDGTVVAVKRAMLVSQSTKLPADFFNSQSTDENNKFKFRDE; encoded by the coding sequence ATGGCGGCAGTGCCGGGGTACGCCGGGACGAAGACCTCTGCGCGCGGGCTGTAcagcggcggtggccatggcagcGGCAGGGAGCACCGGCCGTCGTTCCAGAGCTCCGTCTTCTCCATCGAGGAGATCCTCACCGCCACCAACAACTTCTCGCCGGTGCTCAAGATCGGGCAGGGCGGCTTTGGCGCCGTCTACAAGGGCGCCCTCCCCGACGGCACCGTCGTCGCCGTCAAGCGTGCCATGCTGGTCAGTCAATCCACCAAGCTGCCTGCTGATTTCTTCAACTCTCAATCGACAGACGAAAACAACAAATTTAAATTCCGGGATGAATGA